In one Butyrivibrio proteoclasticus B316 genomic region, the following are encoded:
- a CDS encoding 1-aminocyclopropane-1-carboxylate deaminase/D-cysteine desulfhydrase, translating into MNNMTPTYKLDSDELNSLYVKREDMIPYSFGGNKARKAALFFEDIEKGDYDYVVTYGSSHSNHCRVVANMAAASGRKCVIIGPSEVSDSTYNSYMMDLFGAELITVPVDKVSSTIDDKLSELRSAGHKPYFIIGGGHGNIGTRAYDQCYQEIRQFEKDNNIKFDYIFFASGTGTTQAGLVCGQLLNEDDRKIVGISIARKNPRGREVVLDSIREYLGKEPLSVSGKEITENDIQDKTIFIDDYTGDGYGANSAEIQDTIKESLVKYGMPLDSTYTGKAFLGMKKYIRQKGIADKNILFIHTGGTPLFFDDLNKMRR; encoded by the coding sequence ATGAATAATATGACCCCTACCTATAAACTTGATAGCGATGAGCTTAACAGTCTTTACGTTAAAAGAGAGGATATGATTCCCTACTCATTTGGCGGCAATAAGGCCAGAAAAGCAGCTCTTTTTTTTGAGGATATAGAAAAAGGTGATTATGATTATGTAGTAACCTATGGCAGCAGTCATTCCAATCACTGCCGGGTTGTTGCCAATATGGCGGCTGCAAGTGGCAGGAAGTGCGTTATCATAGGCCCTTCGGAAGTAAGTGATAGCACTTATAACAGCTATATGATGGATCTTTTTGGAGCTGAGCTTATAACAGTGCCTGTGGACAAAGTCAGCAGCACAATTGATGATAAGCTTAGTGAGCTTAGAAGTGCCGGTCACAAGCCATATTTTATAATTGGGGGTGGTCATGGCAATATCGGGACCAGAGCCTATGACCAGTGCTATCAGGAAATAAGACAGTTTGAAAAAGACAATAACATAAAATTCGACTATATCTTTTTTGCATCCGGTACGGGAACTACTCAGGCGGGACTTGTATGCGGGCAGCTGTTAAATGAAGATGACAGGAAGATTGTAGGAATCAGCATAGCAAGAAAGAATCCCAGAGGAAGAGAAGTGGTGCTTGATAGCATCAGAGAATACCTTGGCAAAGAGCCGTTATCAGTATCCGGTAAAGAGATTACTGAGAATGATATTCAGGACAAAACAATCTTTATAGATGATTATACCGGAGATGGGTATGGGGCAAACAGTGCTGAAATACAGGATACAATAAAAGAATCACTTGTTAAGTATGGAATGCCTCTTGATAGTACCTATACAGGTAAGGCCTTTCTTGGAATGAAAAAATACATCAGACAAAAGGGTATCGCCGATAAGAATATTTTGTTTATCCACACCGGTGGAACACCACTGTTTTTTGATGACCTTAATAAAATGCGGAGGTGA
- a CDS encoding glycosyltransferase family 4 protein: MPKALILANSSSGLYDFRNELLLSLLKEGYEVVISLPDDLKNKELSAEGCRVVHTEINRRGVNPIQDMALFKAYISLLKSEKPDIVLTYTIKPNIYGGFACRLLKVPYFSTITGLGSTFERGGVLLKLIIAMYKVSLKKCRCLFFQNEANRKVFEEHGIMARKHETVSGSGVNLDKHKFEEYPGHADDVTRFLYIGRLMKEKGTEEYLYCARKLRDKYGDKVAFSAVGYFEDDYEDKVKEAEEKGFLKMIPYQKDIHPYIREADAIVHPSYHEGMSNVLMEAAATGRPVIASNINGCKEIVNDKVSGLLVKVRDRDALYEALEKFMEMNLEDRKKMGLAGRKWVEDHFDRMQVVEQYMRELTRVV, translated from the coding sequence ATGCCCAAGGCGTTAATTTTGGCAAATTCATCGAGCGGTTTATACGACTTTCGTAATGAATTATTGCTGAGTTTGTTAAAGGAAGGCTATGAAGTAGTGATAAGTCTTCCCGATGATCTGAAAAATAAAGAACTGAGTGCAGAAGGCTGCAGAGTTGTTCATACAGAAATAAACAGGCGCGGAGTAAATCCTATTCAGGATATGGCGCTTTTTAAGGCTTATATCAGTTTATTAAAAAGTGAGAAACCTGATATTGTTCTGACATACACGATCAAACCAAATATCTATGGTGGATTTGCCTGCAGATTATTGAAAGTACCTTACTTTTCAACAATTACAGGGCTTGGCTCTACCTTTGAAAGAGGTGGAGTGCTATTAAAACTTATAATAGCGATGTATAAAGTATCCCTTAAAAAATGCAGATGCCTGTTTTTCCAAAATGAAGCGAACAGGAAAGTGTTTGAAGAGCATGGGATAATGGCAAGAAAGCATGAAACTGTAAGCGGATCAGGTGTGAATCTCGATAAACACAAGTTTGAAGAGTACCCAGGACATGCTGATGATGTTACGAGATTTTTGTATATCGGAAGACTGATGAAGGAAAAGGGGACTGAAGAGTATTTATACTGTGCGCGTAAATTACGCGATAAGTATGGAGATAAAGTGGCTTTTTCTGCAGTGGGATATTTTGAAGATGACTACGAAGATAAGGTAAAAGAGGCAGAGGAAAAAGGCTTTCTTAAGATGATTCCTTATCAGAAGGATATACATCCATATATAAGAGAGGCAGATGCTATTGTCCACCCGTCATATCATGAGGGAATGTCAAATGTACTCATGGAAGCGGCTGCTACAGGAAGACCTGTTATTGCTTCAAATATTAATGGTTGTAAAGAGATTGTTAATGACAAGGTTTCAGGACTTCTTGTTAAAGTCAGGGACAGAGATGCCTTGTATGAAGCACTTGAAAAATTCATGGAAATGAACCTTGAGGATAGAAAAAAAATGGGACTTGCAGGAAGAAAATGGGTTGAAGACCATTTCGACAGAATGCAGGTGGTTGAGCAATATATGCGGGAATTGACACGCGTAGTATAA
- a CDS encoding ATP-grasp domain-containing protein translates to MSTNILILSAGTRNKVVQAFKHELANNGNVIATDCSNIGPAIYDADKAVIVPKIKDPFYIDQILGICKKEKINGVFSLIDPELSLLAENMDRFTEIGVTPIVSSYELCETSLDKYQMYEMLVKLGIPTAKCYLSIEDFENAMSAGEVSYPVFVKPRRGSASININAVESKEMLIALFHDYDDLIIQEYMQGQEYGADVYIDMISGKCTSIFLKEKIKMRAGETDKSVSVKDERLFEQIVSFVETVGYRGMIDIDLFYDNATDTWYLSEVNPRFGGGYPHAYACGVNFPRQIINNLKGIENPVNIGDYQEGVYMMKYNEICVLPEEKLVK, encoded by the coding sequence ATGAGTACAAACATACTTATTTTAAGTGCAGGAACACGTAATAAGGTTGTACAGGCCTTTAAACATGAACTTGCCAATAATGGAAATGTAATAGCTACAGACTGTTCTAATATAGGACCTGCTATTTATGATGCTGATAAGGCGGTTATAGTGCCTAAGATCAAGGATCCATTTTATATTGATCAGATTCTTGGTATATGTAAAAAGGAAAAAATAAACGGAGTGTTCAGTCTGATAGATCCGGAGCTTTCACTTCTTGCAGAGAACATGGACAGGTTTACGGAAATAGGAGTTACTCCGATCGTATCATCGTATGAACTGTGCGAGACCAGCCTTGATAAATATCAGATGTATGAAATGCTTGTCAAGCTTGGAATTCCTACTGCCAAGTGCTATCTGTCAATCGAGGATTTTGAAAATGCGATGTCTGCCGGTGAAGTAAGTTATCCGGTTTTTGTTAAGCCAAGAAGAGGAAGCGCTTCCATCAATATAAATGCAGTTGAATCCAAGGAAATGCTGATAGCTCTTTTCCATGATTATGATGATCTGATCATCCAGGAGTATATGCAGGGGCAGGAATATGGTGCTGATGTCTATATTGATATGATTTCCGGAAAATGTACATCTATTTTCCTCAAGGAAAAGATCAAGATGAGAGCCGGTGAGACTGATAAGTCAGTATCTGTTAAAGATGAGAGGTTGTTTGAACAGATCGTATCATTTGTTGAGACTGTAGGCTACAGAGGGATGATCGATATCGACCTGTTCTATGATAATGCTACAGACACATGGTATCTGTCTGAAGTTAATCCCAGATTTGGAGGAGGTTATCCACATGCCTATGCTTGCGGCGTAAACTTTCCGAGACAGATAATAAATAATCTTAAAGGTATAGAGAATCCGGTCAATATCGGAGATTATCAGGAAGGCGTTTATATGATGAAGTACAACGAGATATGCGTTCTTCCGGAGGAAAAACTCGTTAAATAA